The DNA sequence GCGCTTTATAGCTATTAATAGTTCTTCTTGCGCGTTAACTAGCTGAGGAGAATATAGTGTATATAGAGGCTGCCCTTTCTCAACAGGATTACCTGCGGCTTTGACGTAGAGCTTTTCTATCCAACCATCTACACGTGGATGGATGTGAATTAGCTTATCTTCATCATATTGAACGTAACCTACGGTTGATATTTCAGTATGCATATTTTTAAGCTCAACAGGAGCAGTGCGAACCCCAAGATTATTCACTACATGAGGCGCGATTTTTACGGCTCCGGGGCCAAAGTCATCACCAGATGATCCTTCTTCATACACAGGAATTAAATCCATACCCATAGGCGACTTACCGGGCTTGTCACGACGGTAATTAGAATCCATCGGTGCAACCCAATACAGCGGTTTTTTCTCTCCTGATGTAGCTTCATTGCCATTACCGCTTGAACCTGTACCTTGATATAAACTTAATGCTCCAGCACCTAGTGCTGCCCCAATGATGATGGCGGCTACTAGTTTCAAATTTGGTGTTTTAGTATTCGTTGACATTATTTTTCTCCAAATTGCTGATTGGATAAGTGTTGATTCATTCTGTGCGAAGTGTGCATTGGCTTATGCTCAGCATTTGAGTTAGTTTGAGAGTACGAAAAGAAATAGTTAATGCGAGCAACTGTTTTAAGTGCGTCAACATCAATTTTTAAGGCTGCTATTCTGGCATTTAATTCTGCGATTCTTGCTCGAACAACTTCGGCAAAATCACCATCATCGTTGGTGTAAGCCGTCAATGACGCTTCAGCTTGGTCATGCGTTTGTTTGAGAAGTTGTTTTTGATAAATAGACTGCCTGTCAGATAAACGTTTAAGCTGTCTAAGCTCCTTTTCCACCGCACTGATCATTTGTTTTGTCAGCAATAATTTCTCGGTTTTTATAGCTTCTGAATCAGCAATAGAAGCTGCAACTTGCTTATCTTGTCTATTCTCAGTGAACAAAGGCAAATCAAACGTTACCCCAACAGAAAATAAATCAGCTCGGCTATCACCAGAAGGCATATTGTCACGATAGGCATAGCTCGCATTGACACCCCATTGCGGCTCATATTGCTGTTTGGCTAACTCAACTCCTTTTTCTGAAGCTTTGCGTTTTACATCAATTGCAAGTATGGCTGGATGATTAGCAAGAGCCTGAGCCAATAGATTTCTTGAGTAATTAGATGCTTTTAGGACTGTTGGATTATTCAATTGAATCGAAGGCAATTCTTTTGAGACGCTAAACTCTAGTGGTTGCGCGTCAAAGTTGAATGATTCATTCAATCGGTCAGCATCGTAAATATGAAGCCACTCATTAAGGCGAGCGATTGTCGTTTCTAGTTTCTGCTTTTGCGAAGTTAATCTGTCATCTAACTGCACTATTTCCAATTGAGCACGAATAACATCTTGCTGTCTAGTTTTACCAACAACGTTTGAATAGCTAGCTTTAGCCACTTCCGCCATCTGCTCAAAGAGAGACCAATCATCTTCAATCAATTTAATAGTTTTCTGGGCTAAGTAAGCATCTAACCAAAGTTGTGACACTTGGCTTTTCAACTTAGCTTTACGATCCTCTCGTAGCAGTGGAAATTTCGTGGACTCAATTTGTAACTGATCTTGCTTGATCTCTAGACTGTCGCCTCTCGGAAACATTTGAGAGACGCCAACCTTTAGCTGAGTCATTCCTTCCTGATCTAAATCCCAAGTATCTGTTGGTAAATTCATTATCCCTAGCGATACTTTCGGATCAGGCAAAGTACCTGAAGCAATACTTCTATTTTCAACTGCACTTTGTTTCAATCGGCTACCATGAAGCCAAGGATCATTTTGCTGAGCTAAGGTGATAGCTTGTTCAAGCGACACTACTTTCTCAGCTTGAGCTGAGAATACAGATAAGCCGAGTATTAATGCAGTTGAAAGTGAAGTAAGGTTTGAAGAGTTCAATTTCATTAGAATTGCTCCTCGTATGTCTTAACTTTTGCATAGACTTTGCTCGTTCCATCTTTAAATAGAATTAACACGTTGTATGGCATAAAGCGGTCATCGACTTCCATACCGGGAGAGCCAACTGGCATTGCTGGAACTGAAAGCCCAATCGCATTGGGATGTTCTTCTGATAAGAACTGCTGAATAAATTTAGCAGGTATATGACCTTCAAAGGCAAATCCATTTCTACT is a window from the Psychrosphaera ytuae genome containing:
- a CDS encoding TolC family protein, yielding MKLNSSNLTSLSTALILGLSVFSAQAEKVVSLEQAITLAQQNDPWLHGSRLKQSAVENRSIASGTLPDPKVSLGIMNLPTDTWDLDQEGMTQLKVGVSQMFPRGDSLEIKQDQLQIESTKFPLLREDRKAKLKSQVSQLWLDAYLAQKTIKLIEDDWSLFEQMAEVAKASYSNVVGKTRQQDVIRAQLEIVQLDDRLTSQKQKLETTIARLNEWLHIYDADRLNESFNFDAQPLEFSVSKELPSIQLNNPTVLKASNYSRNLLAQALANHPAILAIDVKRKASEKGVELAKQQYEPQWGVNASYAYRDNMPSGDSRADLFSVGVTFDLPLFTENRQDKQVAASIADSEAIKTEKLLLTKQMISAVEKELRQLKRLSDRQSIYQKQLLKQTHDQAEASLTAYTNDDGDFAEVVRARIAELNARIAALKIDVDALKTVARINYFFSYSQTNSNAEHKPMHTSHRMNQHLSNQQFGEK